In Ovis canadensis isolate MfBH-ARS-UI-01 breed Bighorn chromosome 3, ARS-UI_OviCan_v2, whole genome shotgun sequence, one DNA window encodes the following:
- the MYCN gene encoding N-myc proto-oncogene protein: MRGAPGNWVGAELALARRKRARTAATRGPPPVPGHPETPAQNLLRIPGSRRECWRLAQAPALNAPHGKEAPPELKRAERKEALIRGPGGEPMPSCTASTMPGMICKNPDLEFDSLQPCFYPDEDDFYFGGPDSTPPGEDIWKKFELLPTPPLSPSRAFPEHSPEPPNWATEMLLPEADLWGNPAEEDAFGLGGLGGLTPNPVILQDCMWSGFSAREKLERAVSEKLQHGRPPAAGSAAPAPGAPSPPGRGHGAAAAGPGRPGAALPAELAHPAAECVDPAVVFPFPVNKREPAPVPASPAGAPASAAAVASGAGSAAPAAAPVVALPRTGGRLASASDHKALSTSGEDTMSDSDDEDEEEEDEEEEIDVVTVEKRRSSSSSKAVTTFTITVRPKSAALGPGRAASGELILKRCVPIHQQHNYAAPSPYVESEEAPPQKKIKSEASPRPLKSVPPPKAKSLSPRNSDSEDSERRRNHNILERQRRNDLRSSFLTLRDHVPELVKNEKAAKVVILKKATEYVHSLQAEEHQLLLEKEKLQARQQQLLKKIEHARTC; encoded by the exons ATGCGGGGGGCTCCTGGGAACTGGGTTGGAGCCGAGCTCGCGCTAGCCAGGCGCAAGCGCGCACGGACTGCAGCCACCCGAGGACCACCCCCCGTTCCTGGCCACCCGGAGACCCCCGCACAGAATCTCCTCCGGATCCCCGGCAGTCGGCGGGAG TGTTGGAGGTTGGCGCAGGCCCCCGCCCTCAACGCCCCCCACGGGAAGGAAGCACCCCCCGAACTAAAAAGAGCGGAGAGGAAAGAAGCCCTCATTCGGGGGCCAGGAGGCGAGCCGATGCCGAGCTGCACCGCGTCCACCATGCCAGGCATGATCTGCAAGAACCCAGACCTCGAGTTTGACTCGCTGCAGCCCTGCTTCTACCCGGACGAAGATGACTTCTACTTCGGCGGCCCCGACTCGACCCCCCCGGGGGAGGACATCTGGAAGAAGTTTGAGCTTTTGCCCACCCCCCCTCTGTCGCCCAGCCGTGCCTTCCCGGAGCACAGCCCCGAGCCCCCGAACTGGGCCACCGAGATGCTGTTGCCCGAGGCCGACCTGTGGGGCAACCCGGCCGAGGAGGACGCGTTCGGCCTGGGGGGTCTGGGAGGTCTCACCCCCAACCCGGTCATCCTCCAGGACTGCATGTGGAGCGGCTTCTCAGCCCGCGAGAAGCTGGAGCGCGCGGTGAGCGAGAAGCTGCAGCACGGCCGGCCGCCCGCCGCGGGGTCCGCAGCACCGGCCCCGGGCGCCCCCAGCCCACCGGGCCGCGGCCACGGAGCCGCGGCTGCCGGGCCGGGCCGCCCCGGGGCCGCCCTGCCCGCCGAGCTCGCCCACCCGGCCGCCGAGTGCGTGGATCCCGCCGTGGTCTTCCCGTTCCCGGTGAACAAGCGCGAGCCCGCGCCGGTGCCCGCCTCCCCGGCCGGTGCCCCGGCGTCAGCGGCCGCGGTCGCTTCGGGGGCGGGCAGTGCAGCCCCGGCGGCCGCCCCGGTAGTCGCCCTTCCGCGCACCGGCGGCCGCCTGGCCAGCGCCAGTGACCACAAGGCCCTCAGCACCTCCGGAGAGGACACCATGAGCGACTCAG ATGATGAAGACGAGGAGGAGGAAGACGAGGAGGAGGAGATCGACGTGGTGACTGTGGAGAAGCGGCGGTCATCCTCCAGTAGCAAGGCTGTCACCACCTTCACCATCACCGTTCGTCCCAAGAGTGCAGCCCTGGGCCCCGGGAGGGCTGCGTCAGGGGAGCTGATCCTCAAACGCTGCGTCCCCATCCACCAGCAGCACAACTATGCCGCCCCGTCGCCCTACGTGGAGAGCGAGGAGGCACCCCCCCAGAAAAAGATCAAGAGCGAAGCCTCCCCACGGCCCCTCAAGAGTGTCCCCCCGCCCAAGGCTAAGAGCTTGAGCCCCCGCAACTCTGACTCGGAGGACAGCGAGCGCCGTCGGAACCACAACATCCTGGAGCGCCAGCGCCGCAATGACCTGCGCTCCAGCTTTCTCACGCTCAGGGACCACGTGCCAGAGCTGGTGAAGAACGAGAAGGCTGCCAAAGTGGTCATTTTGAAAAAGGCCACCGAGTATGTCCACTCCCTCCAGGCCGAGGAGCACCAGCTtctgctggagaaggagaagCTGCAGGCCAGACAGCAGCAGTTGCTAAAGAAAATTGAACACGCTCGGACTTGCTGA